From a region of the Bacteroidales bacterium genome:
- a CDS encoding CPBP family intramembrane metalloprotease, translating to MNKENGLKKLGLISSFAIYIPAALLMYFLTKYLIPYLSEITGLETILFWFIVAASGIFFPLIITAIMILKFEGLKISKNTWIQRLRFRKITKKDILWSIGGLILVGIISVIIMKGLELVIGKFDHSPAFMSFEPLTKGRYWLLLVWFPYWILNILGEEILWRGVMLPRQETAFGKYAWVIHGFGWGLFHIAFGWQLLITLIPLIFIQSYVVQRTKNSWTGVIMHGGLNGPSFIAISFGLV from the coding sequence ATGAATAAAGAAAACGGATTAAAAAAACTTGGATTAATATCGTCATTTGCGATTTACATACCTGCTGCACTTTTAATGTATTTTTTAACCAAGTACTTGATACCGTATCTTAGTGAGATAACAGGATTGGAAACAATATTGTTTTGGTTTATTGTTGCTGCATCAGGAATTTTTTTTCCTTTAATTATTACAGCAATAATGATATTAAAATTTGAGGGATTAAAAATTTCAAAAAACACTTGGATTCAGCGATTAAGATTTCGTAAAATAACCAAGAAAGATATACTTTGGAGTATTGGAGGATTAATACTTGTTGGTATTATCAGCGTAATAATAATGAAGGGATTAGAGCTTGTTATTGGTAAATTTGATCATTCTCCGGCATTTATGTCTTTTGAACCTCTGACAAAAGGGCGATATTGGCTGCTTCTTGTTTGGTTTCCATATTGGATATTGAATATTCTTGGGGAAGAGATACTTTGGAGAGGAGTAATGCTTCCTCGCCAAGAAACGGCATTTGGAAAATATGCATGGGTGATACACGGTTTTGGTTGGGGATTATTCCATATCGCATTTGGGTGGCAATTATTAATTACCTTAATTCCGTTGATTTTTATTCAATCTTATGTTGTCCAAAGAACTAAAAATTCATGGACAGGAGTAATAATGCACGGAGGATTAAACGGACCCTCCTTTATTGCAATTTCATTTGGATTAGTTTAA
- a CDS encoding RDD family protein encodes MQNIGVETSQNVIIKQEIANVGERIAAQLLDYVIMFSYFFVLSSIAENLLSFSDREVFFVITLIPVFFYSVLSETFMQGQSLGKKALKIKVVKVDGSQASVGSYIVRWLFRLIDVNIFYGLTAIITIAINGKGQRLGDIVAKTSVISLKRTKKIEDTIYIDIPEDYTLIYPEVELLIDADIKTIKDVVKQHKKDVTGPIGISMLKKTVEAVKKKTGIVTTEVPLKFLENLLKDYNHIHKNNNKV; translated from the coding sequence ATGCAAAATATTGGTGTTGAAACAAGCCAAAATGTTATAATAAAACAAGAAATTGCCAATGTAGGGGAGCGTATAGCTGCTCAATTATTGGACTATGTTATAATGTTTTCCTATTTTTTTGTTTTGTCAAGCATTGCAGAAAATTTATTAAGTTTTTCTGACAGAGAAGTATTTTTTGTAATTACTTTGATACCCGTATTTTTTTACAGTGTTCTTTCCGAAACATTTATGCAAGGACAAAGTTTAGGAAAAAAAGCTCTCAAGATTAAGGTTGTAAAAGTTGACGGGTCGCAAGCATCCGTCGGAAGTTATATCGTTCGTTGGCTATTCAGATTAATTGATGTGAATATTTTTTACGGATTAACTGCAATAATTACCATAGCCATAAACGGAAAAGGTCAAAGATTAGGTGATATTGTTGCAAAAACATCAGTTATCAGCTTAAAACGAACTAAAAAAATTGAAGATACAATTTATATTGATATCCCTGAAGATTATACCTTAATTTATCCTGAAGTTGAATTGCTTATTGATGCTGATATTAAGACAATTAAAGATGTTGTTAAACAACACAAAAAGGATGTTACCGGTCCTATCGGTATTTCTATGTTAAAAAAGACAGTTGAAGCAGTAAAGAAAAAAACCGGTATTGTTACAACAGAAGTACCCTTAAAATTTTTAGAAAATCTTCTGAAAGATTATAATCATATTCATAAAAATAATAATAAGGTTTAG
- a CDS encoding stage II sporulation protein M, producing MKEIVFLNENAERWKNLETIILSKEKKDPDYVAEIYIKITDDLSYAQTYYPGSETEKYLNSLATKIHQAIYKTKKEDQNRFSNFWKYEIPAEMLGIRKYILYSFLIFAVTFLIGIVSSANDAEYSRIILGDSYVNMTIDNIEKGDPMGVYKDSDSLWMFVYIAWNNIKVMMIVYLLGLFISLGSIYIIIRHGIMIGTFQYLFYEYNVLYESVTTIWIHGTIEIFTLVVAGGAGIMLGNSILFPGTYSRKISFIKGARSSTKIVIALIPFIITAAFLEGFITRHTEWHPAIRIGIIAGSFIFIIWYFFLYPIFLNRKSKKIKL from the coding sequence ATGAAAGAAATCGTATTTTTAAATGAAAATGCAGAAAGATGGAAAAATCTGGAAACGATTATTTTATCTAAAGAAAAGAAGGATCCTGATTATGTTGCTGAAATATATATAAAAATAACAGATGACCTTTCATATGCCCAAACTTATTACCCCGGAAGCGAAACAGAAAAATATTTAAATTCCCTTGCAACAAAAATTCATCAAGCAATATACAAAACCAAAAAAGAAGACCAAAACAGATTTTCAAATTTTTGGAAGTATGAGATTCCTGCTGAAATGTTGGGAATCCGGAAGTATATTTTATATTCTTTTTTAATTTTTGCTGTTACTTTTTTAATTGGTATAGTCTCATCTGCAAACGATGCAGAATATTCAAGAATAATACTTGGCGACAGCTATGTAAATATGACAATTGATAATATAGAAAAGGGCGATCCCATGGGTGTATATAAAGATAGTGACAGTTTGTGGATGTTTGTTTACATTGCATGGAATAATATTAAAGTTATGATGATTGTATATTTGTTGGGATTATTTATATCACTCGGAAGTATTTATATTATTATCAGGCATGGTATAATGATAGGAACTTTTCAATATCTGTTTTATGAATATAATGTTTTATATGAATCTGTTACTACGATATGGATACACGGTACAATTGAGATTTTTACCTTAGTGGTTGCCGGTGGTGCCGGTATAATGTTAGGAAACAGCATTTTATTTCCCGGAACATATTCAAGAAAAATATCTTTTATTAAGGGAGCAAGAAGCAGCACAAAAATTGTTATTGCATTAATCCCTTTTATAATCACAGCAGCTTTTCTTGAGGGTTTTATAACACGGCATACAGAATGGCATCCGGCAATAAGAATTGGAATAATTGCCGGTTCATTTATTTTTATAATATGGTATTTTTTCTTATACCCTATATTTTTAAACAGAAAATCAAAAAAAATAAAATTATAA
- a CDS encoding glycerophosphoryl diester phosphodiesterase membrane domain-containing protein codes for MENKTKQKEIVNFTKERDFGELIGAPFYFIIQEFKPFANTLIRFAGPWVAIALLGMTLLSNSIYKAVDSNTEPAGTIVIYILILGFFLMIGFLAAVTATHSYVSLYVRNGKGNFTIDEVGELVKRSVVKIFFAGILIYLMVVVGVLLFYIPGIYLAIALSFFSIIIVYEDASVGKSISRSFEVVKGHWWQTFGVILVFGMIIGFASYIFIIPVYVVIIAAAIGGTSIGPGSVIVIVLSVALYFVAYIFFISLQQVLIGFQYFNIRTKKEGLGLFDRINAINIEDDDDETAKNIQEESLIVEDVPEEKKEAKDNDEKNRFEDDGNETKLDDNNRFKPKY; via the coding sequence ATGGAAAACAAAACAAAACAAAAAGAAATTGTAAATTTTACTAAAGAACGAGATTTCGGAGAACTTATAGGAGCGCCCTTCTATTTTATTATACAAGAATTTAAACCGTTTGCAAATACTCTTATTCGATTTGCAGGTCCGTGGGTGGCAATAGCTTTGCTGGGAATGACATTATTGTCAAACTCAATATATAAAGCTGTTGATTCTAATACAGAACCTGCCGGTACAATTGTGATTTATATATTGATTTTAGGCTTCTTTTTAATGATAGGCTTTTTGGCTGCGGTTACAGCTACTCACAGCTATGTAAGCTTATATGTAAGAAACGGAAAAGGAAATTTCACAATTGATGAAGTAGGAGAATTGGTAAAACGCAGTGTTGTAAAGATTTTTTTCGCCGGAATTTTGATTTATTTAATGGTTGTTGTAGGTGTATTGTTATTTTATATTCCCGGAATATATCTGGCAATAGCATTAAGCTTTTTTTCAATCATTATTGTGTATGAAGACGCAAGTGTAGGGAAATCAATCAGCAGAAGCTTTGAAGTTGTAAAAGGGCATTGGTGGCAAACCTTTGGTGTAATATTAGTTTTTGGGATGATTATTGGCTTTGCATCTTATATTTTTATAATTCCTGTATATGTTGTAATTATTGCAGCTGCAATAGGCGGAACATCAATCGGACCGGGTTCGGTGATTGTAATCGTTCTTTCTGTTGCATTATACTTCGTTGCTTATATCTTTTTTATTTCTTTGCAACAAGTATTAATCGGCTTTCAATATTTCAATATCAGAACTAAAAAGGAAGGTTTGGGCTTGTTCGACAGAATAAATGCCATAAATATTGAAGACGATGACGATGAAACTGCAAAAAACATTCAAGAAGAAAGCTTAATTGTAGAAGATGTTCCCGAAGAAAAAAAAGAAGCAAAGGATAATGATGAAAAAAACAGATTTGAAGATGACGGTAACGAAACCAAACTTGATGATAATAACAGATTTAAACCAAAATATTAA